The stretch of DNA ATCACTCGTAGGGTGAGCATAGTGATACAGGCGTCTGCTTGTTGAATCCAGTGTGCGCCACTTCTCCCACAAGCTCTGCGAGCTTGGTGTTATCCTACAAGGAACAGCGTGCCAAAGCTCCGGTACCAATCTTGGTTGGATTCTGCTTCAAGGGCGGTGGTGCTTCTTGTAGCAAGAAGCCCAAACATTTGATCTGCTGGGCAACTGCTCGGATCCTTGCAAGAAAGAGGAATCAGGCGGGCGGCCATGGTGTCCCGCTCCTACTCCAACCTCCTCGACCTGGCCACCGGCGCGGCGGaccaggcgccggcggcgggcgcgctgggcgcgctccggcggcggctcccgcGCGTGGTCACCAACTCGGGGCTCATCGACGATTCCCCGGCGTCGCCGTCcgtcccgccgcggccgcgcaccATCGTGGTGGCCAACCAGCTCCCCATCCGGTCCCACCGGCCCGCGTCGCCGGAGGAGCCCTGGACCTTCGACTGGGACGAGGACGCCCTCCTCCGGCACCTCCACCACACGTCGCCCCCCTCGATGGAGTTCATCTACATCGGCTGCCTCCGCGACGACATCCCGCAGGCGGAGCAGGACGCCGTGGCGCAGGCGCTCCTCGACACCCACAACTGCGTGCCGGCCTTCCTGCCGCCCGACATCGCCGAGCGCTACTACCACGGCTTCTGCAagcagcacctgtggccgctcTTCCACTACATGCTGCCGCTGTCCCCCGACCTGGGCGGCCGCTTCGACCGCGCGCTGTGGCAGGCCTACGTCTCCGCCAACAAGATCTTCGCGGACAAGGTGCTGGAGGTGATCAACCCGGACGACGACTTCGTGTGGGTGCACGACTACCACCTCATGGTGCTCCCCACCTTCCTCCGCAAGCGCTTCAACCGCATCAAGCTCGGCTTCTTCCTGCACTCGCCCTTCCCCTCGTCGGAGATCTACAAGACACTGCCCGTGCGCGAGGAGCTGCTGCGCGCCCTGCTCAACTCCGACCTCATCGGCTTCCACACCTTCGACTACGCGCGCCACTTCCTCTCCTGCTGCAGCCGCATGCTCGGCCTCTCGTACGAGTCCAAGAGGGGCAACATCTGCCTCGAGTACTACGGCCGCACGGTGAGCATCAAGATCCTGCCGGTCGGGGTGCACATGGAGCAGCTCAAGGCGGTGCTCGGGCAGCCGGAGACCGAGGCCAAGGTGGCCGAGCTGATGGGGATGTACATGGGCAAGGGCAGGGTGGTCATGCTCGGCGTCGACGACATGGACATCTTCAAGGGGATCAGCCTGAAGCTGCTCGCCATGGAGGAGCTGCTGCGGCAGCACCCCGAGTGGcgggggaagctggtgctggtgcagGTCGCCAACCCGGCGCGCGGGCGGGGCAAGGACGTCGCCGAGGTGCAGGCCGAGACGTACGCCATGGTGCGCCGCATCAACGAGGTGTACGGCGAGCCCGGGTACGAGCCCGTGGTCCTGATCGACGAGCCGCTGCAGTTCTACGAGCGCGTGGCGTACTACGTCATCGCCGAGGTGTGCCTGGTGACCGCGGTCCGCGACGGCATGAACCTGATCCCCTACGAGTACATCGTCTCCCGGCAGGGCAACGAGGCGCTGGACAGGATGCTGCTGCGGCAGGGGAAGCCGGAGGGGAAGAAGAGC from Panicum virgatum strain AP13 chromosome 9K, P.virgatum_v5, whole genome shotgun sequence encodes:
- the LOC120646805 gene encoding alpha,alpha-trehalose-phosphate synthase [UDP-forming] 6-like — its product is MVSRSYSNLLDLATGAADQAPAAGALGALRRRLPRVVTNSGLIDDSPASPSVPPRPRTIVVANQLPIRSHRPASPEEPWTFDWDEDALLRHLHHTSPPSMEFIYIGCLRDDIPQAEQDAVAQALLDTHNCVPAFLPPDIAERYYHGFCKQHLWPLFHYMLPLSPDLGGRFDRALWQAYVSANKIFADKVLEVINPDDDFVWVHDYHLMVLPTFLRKRFNRIKLGFFLHSPFPSSEIYKTLPVREELLRALLNSDLIGFHTFDYARHFLSCCSRMLGLSYESKRGNICLEYYGRTVSIKILPVGVHMEQLKAVLGQPETEAKVAELMGMYMGKGRVVMLGVDDMDIFKGISLKLLAMEELLRQHPEWRGKLVLVQVANPARGRGKDVAEVQAETYAMVRRINEVYGEPGYEPVVLIDEPLQFYERVAYYVIAEVCLVTAVRDGMNLIPYEYIVSRQGNEALDRMLLRQGKPEGKKSMLVVSEFIGCSPSLSGAVRVNPWNIEAVADAMESALVLPESEKRLRHDKHFRYVNTHDVGYWANSFLVDLKRTCVDHDKRRCWGIGFGLRFRVVSLDLSFKKLSLESILMAYRRAKKRAVLLDYDGTLMPQAINKSPSAESVRILNSLCRDKSNEVYLCSGYDRRTLHEWFPCENLGIAAEHGYFVRCRRDAEWQTCITAADCSWKQIAKPVMRLYRETTDGSTIEDRETVLVWNYEDADPDFGSCQAKELVDHLESVLANEPVSVKTTPHSVEVKPQGVSKGLVARRMLASMQERGECPDFVLCIGDDKSDEDMFQLLATAPCGASLASKAEVFACTVGRKPSKAKYYLDDAAEVVRLMLGLSYVSEELALANHRDEDDDSSLDVWE